From a single Pelmatolapia mariae isolate MD_Pm_ZW linkage group LG20, Pm_UMD_F_2, whole genome shotgun sequence genomic region:
- the csrnp2 gene encoding cysteine/serine-rich nuclear protein 2, whose product MEAGSSLSLKRRYEEVDNSSPFSTPKDSDDDISSSDSADSCDSLNPPSSTAFTPTSILRQHKPSPGGKRVRFDLVTVYYFPRRQGFTSVPSQGGSSLGMARHHSSIRHYTLGEFAREQETSHRHTLRQHLRQEKLNARKMKLTRNGTVECAQAELLTLDDVSDEDLDVDGVEVDDCFFLQPLPTKRRRALLRASGITRIDAREKAELRAIRLSREECGCDCRLYCDPRHCGCSQAGIKCQVDRMSFPCGCSRDGCGNVAGRIEFNPLRVRTHYLHTIMKLDVEKRRMLIQGTGDQYAESDPLSSPSSTCPTSPDLSSVAGLDSELEESEVQSVVEVQDLLAEQDILERENETAVLHLQSAEEQERREREEAEGEAVQPELSADGLTEQPLCLLPSALGGELPEQPEVPGVEQVLLQGPFPTGATVLCITDNQEESPSDLLKDSSSLLYYQLSPIEPGAFETLPRTEEAEQEREQDAREDEFAERKQEGGEELKEDKHEDKPLTDVILCSEECVAAVEERPASPQQKIPEEQCQEQSCMKKEVDLLPPEV is encoded by the exons ATGGAGGCAGGTTCGTCCCTCAGCCTCAAACGAAGATATGAAGAGGTGGACAACAGCTCTCCATTCTCTACACCTAAGGACTCTGACGATGACATCTCCAGCAGTGACAGTGCTGACAGCTGTGACAGCCTCAACCCTCCCTCCAGCACTGCATTTACCC CCACCTCTATCCTCAGGCAGCACAAGCCGTCACCAGGGGGGAAACGGGTACGTTTTGATTTGGTGACGGTGTATTACTTCCCCCGGCGGCAGGGCTTCACCAGCGTGCCCAGCCAAGGGGGCAGCTCCCTGGGTATGGCCCGTCACCACTCCTCCATCAGACACTACACACTGGGGGAGTTTGCACGCGAACAGGAAACCAGTCACCGGCACACTTTGCGACAGCACCTGCGCCAGGAGAAGCTGAATGCCCGCAAGATGAAG CTGACAAGGAATGGCACAGTGGAGTGCGCTCAGGCAGAGCTGCTGACTCTGGACGATGTGTCGGATGAGGATCTCGACGTGGACGGCGTGGAAGTGGACGACTGTTTCTTCCTTCAGCCTCTGCCCACCAAACGGCGTCGAGCCCTCCTGCGAGCCTCCGGCATCACCCGCATCGATGCGCGTGAGAAAGCTGAGCTCCGAGCTATCCGCCTCTCTCGGGAGGAATGTGGCTGCGACTGCCGTTTGTACTGTGACCCTCGCCATTGTGGCTGCAGTCAGGCTGGTATTAAGTGCCAG GTGGATCGAATGTCTTTCCCGTGTGGCTGCTCTAGGGATGGCTGCGGCAACGTAGCAGGTCGTATCGAATTCAACCCTCTACGCGTCAGAACTCACTACCTGCACACCATCATGAAGCTGGACGTGGAGAAGAGGAGGATGCTCATACAAGGAACAGGAGACCAGTATGCTGAATCAGACCCACTGTCTTCCCCCTCCTCCACGTGTCCCACTTCACCGGACCTTTCTTCAGTTGCTGGCCTGGACTCGGAGCTGGAGGAGAGCGAGGTGCAGTCGGTCGTGGAGGTTCAGGATCTTCTGGCGGAGCAGGATATACTGGAGAGGGAGAACGAGACAGCCGTGCTGCACCTGCAGAGCGCAgaagagcaggagaggagggagagggaggaagCTGAAGGGGAAGCAGTGCAGCCAGAGCTTAGTGCTGATGGGCTCACAGAGCAGCCTCTTTGCCTCCTACCCAGTGCCTTGGGAGGGGAGCTGCCTGAGCAGCCAGAGGTTCCAGGTGTTGAGCAGGTCCTCCTGCAGGGGCCTTTCCCTACAGGGGCTACGGTCTTGTGCATCACTGACAACCAGGAGGAGAGCCCCTCTGACCTCCTCAAAGACTCCTCTTCCCTGCTCTACTATCAACTCAGTCCCATAGAGCCTGGAGCCTTTGAGACGCTGCCCAGAACAGAGGAAGCTGAACAGGAGAGAGAACAAGATGCAAGAGAAGATGAGTTTGCAGAAAGGAAAcaagaaggaggagaggagctgAAGGAAGATAAGCATGAAGACAAGCCTTTGACCGATGTTATTCTGTGCTCAGAGGAATGCGTGGCAGCAGTGGAGGAGAGGCCTGCGAGTCCTCAGCAGAAGATCCCGGAAGAACAGTGCCAAGAGCAGTCGTGCATGAAGAAAGAAGTAGATCTACTGCCTCCTGAAGTTTAG